From Malacoplasma iowae:
ATTGACAAGGCCAACATGAACATACAAAAACCTTTAAAACGATCAACAGAAAGAATTCTTTCTTTTATTGTTTTTTTATCATGTTCATCTTTAAACTCTAAATTATTAGGCAATGAAACATTGTTACCATTTTCACTATTAACTTCTGATGAAGTAGGTTCTTTTACTTCATCATTTGTTTTTTCTTCTTTTAAATTTTCATCTTTATTAGAATTTGATTTTTTAGATTTTGAAGATTTTGTTGTTTGATTACTTTTGTTATCTTCTTTTGTATCTTTCACATTAACATCTTCTTTAGCTTCAACTTGATCATTGTTATTTTCTTTGTTTTCAACATCTTTAGTTGAAGGCCTTTTGAAAAAGTTTTTAATATTTTCAAATAACAGCATTTTCAGTCTCCTTATTTATATTGATAATTTTCTATTTGTTTTATATAAACCAAATGCAATAGCAGTTAATCCAACAACGGCAACTATTCCTTGAATTGATGCTAGTCATGCTGGTGCATCAGTTAATGCCGCTTTAGGGGCAACCGCCCCATAAACCCCTAGAACAAAGAACTCAATTAAGAACATAATAATTGGGTTCTTGCCCCATCAAACAAAAGGGGTAAAATTCAATTTGTAAAATTTTGAAAAACAATCAAAACAAGCAAACACAATTCCAGATAATCCAATTGTTGTAAGAATGAATGTAGGACTACATGATCCAAGATTTATATTTCCAAGTCATTGGATAAGTAGTATCCCAAGTGAAGCAACTATTGCACTAACTGCAAAACTAGCATTTTTGTTTTTGTAATATATTTCGCCAATAAACATGGACAATAGCAACATTGCTCCTCATCCAAAACCACCGATTACTCCACCATGAACTGGAATATCAAGATAAGTTTTGTTATTTCCTGTTTGATGATAAATACTAAATAAAATGAATATGATAATAAATCCAGATAGTTTTACTCATTTATTAAAAATAACAAATGGAATTGCTACAAGAATGGCAAAACCTATGGTTTGCAATGTTACTCAGTAAACATAAATTTGTGATTTACCTGTCAATATAAGATGATAATCAATTGAAGTAATAATAATATTGATAATCCCCATACAAGAAAGAGATATATAAAATATTTGTGCAACAATTGATCTATAGAGGTTTGGCATTTTTGGAATCAAACCTATTAATCGGCATATAAGTGATAAAAGAGCTATTACTGAAAATGCTGTTAATGTATAAGCAACTGCATCTAATTGATTTTTTCCACCAAAAAAATCTAAATATTTGTTACAGAGATCTAAAAAAGTTCCAATACCTAAAATCGTTAATGCTCTTTCAATAGCATGAATAAATGCTTTAAGTGTACCTTGCCTATTTTTTCTATTAATAAAAGACAAACTAAATGTTAGTCCAATTGCAAAAATAAATGCTGGTGCAATGAAATCAGCAAGAGTCATTCCTGGAAGAATAACTATTCCTTTCTCTAAACTATGATTAGCAATCCTGGATAATATACCTAAACTTGGAAAGTTTTTTAGGAATTGAAAGATCAACATACAGAAGACACACATTCCTCTAAAAGCATCTATACTTTTTAAACGAGTGACGCCATTAAAATAATCATCTGATAAGAAAATCATTTTGGACTTATCTTTTATATTTCCTTGGGATAATAGATTGAACTTCATTTCCTACCCCTTCAATAGATAGTTTATATAAGCTTGTTATTAAAACTTTTAAATGTTACTTATTTAATTTAGTTTGAATTGGATATTATGACTTCTTATTTAATCGCGCAATTTACCTGCGAATGCAATAGTAAATTTTTAAAATTTTATAAAATATTACCAATTCATTTGTTTGACAGCTTTTTTTATTTATTTATTAAAGTTGACCTCTTCTGAATGTAAAACTAATTTTTTATTTTTACAGATGATCCAATTGATTCAAAAAAAATAAAATCAATTTAAATCATGTGAAAAATAAATTCGTTAATTAGTATATCAAAAAAAAAAAAAACACCTTTTTTGAAAAAAATCGTTCATCTACTATAAAAATTAATTGAGTATTATATTAATATATAAAATATAGTTTATGTTAATATAATAGCAATAATTAATATATAAATAAGGGCAAAATATGGCTATCAAATCAATAGAAAAACTTGTAATTAATAATACTAAACCATTAACAAAAAAAGAAATTTATAAATTAATAAGCAATAACATAAACATTTCAGAAACTGTTATTAGAGATATATTTGAAGATTTTTCAAATTTACTTTTTGCAGAACTTGATAGATGTGGAGAATTCAAAATGTTTGATTGAGGAAAAATAAAAGTAACTCACTCAAAAGCTAGACTTGGTAAAAATCCACTTACAGGTGAAAGCGCTGTTTTTAAATCTAAAACTAAGTTGAAATTTACTTTTTCAAAACAATGTAAAGATTTTGCTGAAACACTTTATGTTTAGTAAATTTTGGTAACCTAAAGATTTAAAAAAATAATTATTAAAAAATATATTTTAAGATAAAATAATAATGTTTACTAATAACGCATTTATTGGTAAAAGCTAAAATGGAGGATCGAATGGCAGTAAAATCAATGGAAAAATTGGTAATTGATAGTGGTAAACCTCTTACAAAAAGAGAAATCTACAAATTAATTAGCAACAACATTAATATTTCAGAAACTGTTATTAAAGACATCTTTGATGATTTCACAAAGCTTATGTTCGCTGAATTAGATAGATGTGGAGAATTTAAATTATTAGATTTAGGAAAAATCAAAGTTACTCACTCTGATGCTAGACTTGGTAAAAACCCTTTAACTGGAGAAAACACAGTTTTTAAATCTAAAACTAAGTTAAAATTCTCTTTCTCTAAACAATGTAAAGAATTCGCAGAAACATTATATGTTTAATACAAATGCAAACCAAACACCTAATTAAATTAGGTGTTTTTTTTATTTATTTTTTATGTAAGAAAATACTATAAAAAAAATAAGAAAAAGATCATAATGACAAATTATTTTGTTATTTTTTTTAATAAAACTGTTTAAATTTTAATAAAAAAAATATCACAAAATTGATA
This genomic window contains:
- a CDS encoding heparan-alpha-glucosaminide N-acetyltransferase domain-containing protein, producing the protein MKFNLLSQGNIKDKSKMIFLSDDYFNGVTRLKSIDAFRGMCVFCMLIFQFLKNFPSLGILSRIANHSLEKGIVILPGMTLADFIAPAFIFAIGLTFSLSFINRKNRQGTLKAFIHAIERALTILGIGTFLDLCNKYLDFFGGKNQLDAVAYTLTAFSVIALLSLICRLIGLIPKMPNLYRSIVAQIFYISLSCMGIINIIITSIDYHLILTGKSQIYVYWVTLQTIGFAILVAIPFVIFNKWVKLSGFIIIFILFSIYHQTGNNKTYLDIPVHGGVIGGFGWGAMLLLSMFIGEIYYKNKNASFAVSAIVASLGILLIQWLGNINLGSCSPTFILTTIGLSGIVFACFDCFSKFYKLNFTPFVWWGKNPIIMFLIEFFVLGVYGAVAPKAALTDAPAWLASIQGIVAVVGLTAIAFGLYKTNRKLSI
- a CDS encoding HU family DNA-binding protein, which produces MAVKSMEKLVIDSGKPLTKREIYKLISNNINISETVIKDIFDDFTKLMFAELDRCGEFKLLDLGKIKVTHSDARLGKNPLTGENTVFKSKTKLKFSFSKQCKEFAETLYV
- a CDS encoding HU family DNA-binding protein; its protein translation is MAIKSIEKLVINNTKPLTKKEIYKLISNNINISETVIRDIFEDFSNLLFAELDRCGEFKMFDWGKIKVTHSKARLGKNPLTGESAVFKSKTKLKFTFSKQCKDFAETLYV